AGCGGCCTTGGCCGGGATCGTCGCCATGGAAGTGATCCGGAAACGAAAACGGCGCCCTACCCCTTCAGGGGATAGGACGCCGTCAACTCGCACCATTTTTTGTCCAAGAGATCCTGGCTGGTTACTTGGAGATGTCCTCCACGGCCACCTTGTACGATTCGGTGCCGTTCAGAGGCCTCACGAAGTAGACACCGGCCTTGGTCGCAACGTCCCGGATTTCGGTGTTCATGGCCACGCCTTCCGCATGCTTCACCTGTCCAAGCCGTGTTCCGGAAACATTGTAGACCGCATATTCGCCGGCTGGAGCGTCGGCGACCACGGCGGCTTTCGCGGCCACATCCGACATTCCCACGATCACCAAGGTGGTGGTGCTCTGCGCATCGAAGGTGACCGAGAAGCTCCCACCGCTGACCGCGACGGTTCCGTCCGATGCAAGGGACTTGGTTCCGGAAGTGGTGATCTTCTGGGCGGAACTCCCCTTCATGCCGGCTGCCGCGAAGCTCACGGTTTTGGCGGCGGTGCCTCGGTTGACCGCGACGATCGTCACGGTGTCGACACCCGAGGCCGAATTGGTCTTCTTGAACGCCGAGACGTACACGTCGCTTTGCACCACCCGGGTGGCGCTCACGCGGACGGCGCCTGGTCGCACGTACTTGGAGTACTGACCCATGATGGCGCCCACCTTGCTGATCGTGCCGGGAGAGGCCGCGGCAGTGGCATTGTTGGCCGTGATGTGCAAAGGACCGTAGTTGCGCTTGAGGTACCACCAGACATAGGCACTCATGTTGGACAAGGCCAAGGCTCGGTGGATCTCATAGCCGACATCCAGACACAGTGGCCAAGCGTTGGAGCCCTGGTTGTTGACGTCGGCGGTATAGACTTCCGTCATCCAGAAGGGTTTGCCTCCGCCTTTTTGCTTGAACAGGGTGTAGTCGAAGGTCGCGTCAGGCGAGGTCTTGCTCGTGGCGTAGAAGTGGGTGCCCAGGATGTCGACGTTCGCCAGCGTGGCGGCATCGTTGAGGATCCCGTCGTAGTAGCCCTTGTTGAAGCTGAACGACTCGGCCGTGATCACCTTGTTGCCGTTGGCGCGAAGTTTCGATCCCCAGTTCTTGGCAAAGGCGGTCATTTCCGCAGTGGTGCCACAGGACCATTCACTGCACCAGTCCGGTTCATTTTGGAAGCTCATCGCGTACAGCGGGGCTCCGTTGTCCTTGAAGTGCTTGGCGAAGGCGTTCAGATGGTCCACGTACTGCTGGTACTTGGAAGGATCGACCTTGTAGGAAGAACCCGAGGCCACACGCAGGTTGGTGGGGGGACTCCAGGCGGTCGCGAAGAGCTTCATGCCGGGCCGGGAGGCGACATCCTTGGCGTCCACGAGATCCTGGGACCAGGAGCCCGAGTTTTCGTAGATGCGCACACGCAGGATGCTGAAGCCGAGTTGCCCAGGCCCGTTGCCGTAAAGGACGTTTCGGTCGGCGGCCAGAAGATTGTACCCCGTCCAACCACGGTCCTGGTGGCCACCGAATCCGTCGATGGTCTGGTAGGTGGTGTTCAAATCGATCGTGACATCCGCGGCATGGACCGGGAGCACTCCCACCGCAGAAATCGCAACAGCCAAAAAGGCTGCTCTGCCGCATGTGGTTTTCATGATGATTCTCCTGTCACACAAGTTTTCCAATAACCGATCACCGGCCCAAGACTCTCGGCGGTACCTTCTGATCATAAACCAGGCCATTCCAGGCGACCTGCGGTTCCGATTACACGGTTTGTAGAATCTTCCAAGGGCCCGTTGTCGAATCACCAATACCCGGTCTGTTCCTCGCCTTAGATTCGATCCCATCCGGCAGTATCGTCTCGAGTGAGTGAGGAATTGCATGCACAATCACCGAGGGCGTCAGAGCGCCAATGCCCAGCGCGGCAAACTTGCGATCGACCTTGCCAGGCGGGATCCCGGCACGGCTCTCGTGGCCCTAACCGCAGACCAAGCACAAGCAACCCTTCCCGCGACGCGGGTGCGCTAGGATGTTCCCGCTCTTTTCCAGCCATCCCTCGACGGATGCGCCGAACCAGGACACCCCCCTCCGGCCCTCTGTCCTCACCGACGGCGAACCTCCGGCGATGGAAATCGGAAGCAAGCTCGAGTTCGGGTTGCGGATCGAGGCGTCCACCTCCCTGCGGAGCACCCGAAACCCCACTCGTTCGATCGACTAGGACGGCCGACCAAGCACGGACAATTCTTGCTCCATGTTGTCCCGCGCCCTCTGCTCGAACCTCTCGCGCCCGCGGCTTGTGCAGAAGATCCATTCCATCCCCAACACTTTGCGCAAGAAGAGAGATCTCCCCTCGCGGTAGGGCTCATCGGCGTAAGCAGAATACTCCTCCCGGATGCGTCGGCAATAGTCCTGGTACACATCCTCTTGTGAGCCAAGAATCGACAAGTCCACGTCATGGAGGATAGCAGCATCGATCGTACCAGGCATCGACGAGTGCTTGGTGGACAGGATCAGATCGTAGACGGATTGACAGAACGCCTCGGAAAGCGCCAACGGAGCTGTGATCGCACGAAACGCATCGGCGCTGTCCTCCTCGTTGGTGCGGGAGAGCGGATCGTAGACGATGTCGTGGAACCAGATCGCGAGTTCCACCGCCGCGTCATTTTCCGTCAGATCACGCATCTGATCGAATTTTGCCAGACAGTCTTCGATATGCGACAGATTGTGGTATTTCCGGTGGGGCTCGGAGTAACGCGACACCAGATACCCGAAGGAACCGGCGGAATCGTGGGCGATGCCGAGGGAGGCCAGGAGATCGAGGTACCTGATCCTAAGGCTAACCGGTCTTTCGAGGTCGGCGGCAGCCATCAATCTGATTCTTTCACCTGGAATGCACCCGTGAAACGCCCCAACGTCCCCACCACCTTCCATCGGTGATCCACAGTCCTCGCGTGCAATTTCCAGAGTCCGCAGCTTCGGACCAAGGCCTTAGGGTATCCATGAAGGTTCACCACGAGCGTTTCAGGAGGATCACGTCTAGGGAGCCAGCTCGCCAACCTTTTTCCTGGTGAGTTCGGAGGCTCCGCAATCGCATCGTGCCAATCGAGAAACCCTGGTCCGATCTCCATCCATTTGTCTTCGAAAATATCCGACGTTTTCAGGAATTGCCAACGTCCACGGTAGACAGAGGACGAATCCGCCGGACAAGTTGCGCGGAGAATCGGTCCAAGCTGAACTACCGGCTCTTTCAACGCAAGAACTCCGATCAGGAGACTCAAACTTGTCATGGATGCTTCCTTTCCCGTCCCAGGTCCGCATCTCTGCTGGCCTAAACGAAATACATTATGCGTGCAAAAAGCACCGCCCAGAAACTCGACCCGGAGCTCACCCATGACCACCATCGATCGCGAGACCGCTACCCGCGAGAAGTTTCGCAAGATGGTCTTCGGATCCGTCTATCCGCTCTACCTCCAGAAGGTCGCCAAGAAAGGACGTTCGCAAGAGGAATTGGACACGGTGGTTTCCTGGCTGACCGGCTACAGCGCAGACGGAATCCGTCAATGCATGGAATCCGGAATGGATTTCGAGACCTTCTTCGCCAACGCTCCCCGCATCCACCCCGATGCGCCGAAGGTGAAGGGATCGATCTGCGGCGTGAGGGTAGAGGAGATCCAGGACCCCCTGGTGCGAAGGGTGCGCATCCTGGACAAGCTGGTGGACGAGCTCGCCAAGGGAAAGGCCTTGGAGAAGGTGCTGCGGCCATGAAGGAGGCCGAACCCACCTCCGCAGCTTTTCCCGCCGCGACTTGGCTGATTGGGCGCAAGATCGATGCTCTTTTCCAGACCAAGTGGACAAACACCACCCCATACCTGGTTGGACTCGGAGCACCTCGCTATTGCGAAATCCTCCTTCAGCTGGATGGCTCCCTTCACCAACTGCTCGCCGACCGGCTGCTTCCTTGGGCAGGCAAGTCAGACATCCTCCCGATCGACCTGAAGGACCATGGCGTGTCCACTTCCCTATTCTCCCGTGTCTGCAGCGCACCCATCCGCTCCGTTGTCCGTGACGAGGACGGCGACCTTCTCTTGGAGCTGGACTCGAATGTCCGCATCCACGTCGAAGTCGATTACGGAGTGCGCTTGATCGTGGAAGGCTGCGCCTGAGAGCTTGTCCGTTGCAAAGCCCCTCATAGCGCCCCCGCAATAGGCAAGGCGTTCACTCCCGTCAACCGCCCCGCGACCAAAGTGTGATCCAAATCACACTCAAACAGGAGTGTGATCTGGATCACAGATTTCGACACCCCTCTTGCCGTAACTTCCCCTATGTCGGCGGCGCTATTGGCCAAAGACGGCGGTCGGGAACGATCGGCCGCTCCTTAACCCGGGGTTTACTCCGGTCCTTTGCACCAATCCTCGAGGTGCACAGGGGGAGCGGGTTCCCGGCTGCCAAATTTGCGGTTTGTATGGGCCCTGGAAGGGGTGAGTCTCCAAGGAATGCACCTATTGGTCGATAGCAAAGTTAGGTTGATGGAAGAACAAGGAGAGCCGCCATGAGTCCGAGCGAAGAAGCTATGACCTTTTTGGAAGGCCACATTCCCGAGCTGGCCGAATCCGCACTGACCCAAGCCTATTGGCAGTCGCTCGCAGCGGGAAACAGTGTGATGGAAAGTATCGATGGAGTTGTGTACGAGATGTTCCCCGATGGCACACGGCGCATGGTCAAATCCATCCCACCTCCGGTCCCTGTCATGCCTGGGGCCACCCGGACGCGAGCGTGATGTCGACTCCCCGCCTGCGGATGTTCGCTGGGCCCAACGGCTCGGGCAAAAGCACCATCCAAGCCGTGATTCGGCCAGAGCTGCTAGGCATTTATATCAATCCCGACGAATTGGAAAAGGAAATCCGCAATTTCAGTTTCCTGGATCTGGCACGCTTTGGAATCACCACAACCGCCGACGAGATCCTGGAACATTTCGAAGCATCACCTTTGCTTGCGAGAGTCGATTTACTGGATGAAGCCAGGGCGCTTCGCTTCCACGACAATAAACTCGACTTCTTCGAAGTGTCCGTGAATTCGTACTTCGCTTCGGTGGCGGCTGATTTTCTTCGCCACAAGCTCTTGGAACAGGGCACCTCCTTCACCTATGAAACAGTGATGTCTTCTCCCGACAAGGTTCGATTCCTGCAAACGGCTAAGGCCCGGGGCTTTCGTTCCTACCTGTACTACGTGGCAACCGACGACCCCATCATCAACCTGTCGCGCGTGCGCAACCGCGTGCGGCAGGGAGGGCATCCAGTTCCGGAAGAAAAGGTTGTTTCTCGATACGAACGCTCACTTGCTCTCCTGGCCGAAGCCGTTCGTCATACTGATCGCGCTTACATCTTCGATAATTCTGGCCATTCCAAGGTTTGGCTTGCCGAAGTGACCGATGGTCGCCACCTGTCCTTGAAATCCGACCGAATGCCCGCCTGGTTCAAGAGCGCTTTGTGGGACAAGTTCGAGGACAAAAGCGCCCCCTGAGTGACCGCTGGATCGCCAAAGCCAAAGCCAAAGCCACAAACCTTCACTAGGTCTGCGCCGCTTCCAACAACACCTCTGCTGCCCACTGGTTCAGACTTTTGCCATGAGCCGCCGCCGCATGGGCTGCCGAAGCATGGACTGTCGGAGGAATGCGCAGCATGAGGCGGCCGGAATAGTCCTTCTCCGGCTCGATACCCTTCTCTGCACACATTTCCAAGAACACCTTGAGGGAGGCCGCGCCCTCCCGCTTCAGTTCTGCCAGACTTTTCCCGTAAAAATCGGCACCACCGTTGAGCCCGAGAAACTCCCCTCGAAATTCGCCGATTTCCGCATCATATCGAATGCTCGCCTTGTATCTGCCGAACATCATCGTGTTGTTCATGGTTCCACCCCGTTTGCTTCCAACCACTTCCGAACCGTCGCGACGGCCCCCTTGTCGGTGTCGGGCGGCGATCGCTTCAGGCATTATCCGTGAAGATGGATTCACGCCATCATGATAGCACAATCCGCTATCATATGATGCCGTTCAAATTGCGAAGGCCACCAGTGGTTAACACAATCCCCATTCCCGTCAACCGCCTGGCGGCCAAAGTGTGATGCAGATCACACTCAACGCGGAGTGTGATCTGCATCACAGATTTCGACACCCCGTTTGCCGTAACTTCCCAACCGTCGGCAGTCGAACTGGCTTCCGACGGTGGTCGGGAACGATCGGCCGCTCTTTCATCCAGGGTTTACCCTGGTCCTATGCACCAATCCTCGAGGTGCACAGGGGGAGCGGGTTCCCGGCTGCCAATTTTTGTTCCGCGCTTGCCGGTCGTCCACCAAAATACAGTTATTCGCCGCCGTTCCCTGCCCAGTCGAGATTACTTGGTGCACACGATTCAAGCTAGAGTGAAAACCTCGTCGCGAACCAAGTGCAATCGAACGCGCGCCGGAACATGCCGATCGAAATGCCAAGCCGTGACCGCATCCACGACCGCTTGGCGCAGGCCCTCCCATGTGTCCGCCTGGGTGAAGATCGGCTGTTGCAGGCATCAAGCCACGAAGCCGCCGTCTTCCTCCAGCGTCACGCTGAACACCATTTCGTTCATGCCTTGGGAAAATAGGCTGACTCGCCTTCCTTACGCACTCGCCTCACTCCCGTCAACCGCCTAGCGGCCAAAGTGTGATCCAGATCACACCCAAACCGGAGTGTGATCTGCATCACAGATTTCGACACCCCGTTTGCCGTAACTTCCCCTATGTCGGCAGTCGAACTGGCTTTCGACGGTGGTCGGGAACGATCGGCCGCTCTTTCATCTGGAGTTTACTCCAGCCCTTTGCACCAATCCTCGAGGTGCACAGGGGGAGCGGGTTCCCGGCTGCCAATTTTTGCAACATGTCCGCAGGGATACCACTTTGATCCCCTGCCTCGCCGACAATCCAATTCTCGTCGAGATGATTGGCACACCTCTCAGGCTAGGGTGAAAACCTCGTCGCGAACCAAGTGCAATCGAACGCGCTCCGGGACATGCCGGTCGAAATGCCAAGCCGTGACCGCCTCCACGACCGCTTGGCACAGGCCCTCCCATGTGTCCGCCTCGGTGAAGATCGGCTGTTGCAGGCATCGAGCCACGAAGCCGCCGTCCTCCTCCAGCGTCACGCTGAACACCATTTCGTTCATGCCTTGGGAAAATAGGCTGATTCGCCTTTCTTACGCACTCGCCCCACTCCCGTCAACCGCCTGACGGCCAAAGTGTGATCCAAATCACACTCAAAGCGGAGTGTGATCTGCATCACAGATTTCGACACCCCTCCTGCCGTAACTTCCCCTATGTCGGCAGTCGAACTGGCTTCCGACGGTGGTCGGGAACGATCGGCCGCTCCTTTCATCCAGGGTTTACCCTGGTCCTATGCACCAATCCTCGAGGTGCACAGGGGGAGCGGGTTCCCGG
This DNA window, taken from Fibrobacterota bacterium, encodes the following:
- a CDS encoding N-methyl-D-aspartate receptor NMDAR2C subunit gives rise to the protein MAAADLERPVSLRIRYLDLLASLGIAHDSAGSFGYLVSRYSEPHRKYHNLSHIEDCLAKFDQMRDLTENDAAVELAIWFHDIVYDPLSRTNEEDSADAFRAITAPLALSEAFCQSVYDLILSTKHSSMPGTIDAAILHDVDLSILGSQEDVYQDYCRRIREEYSAYADEPYREGRSLFLRKVLGMEWIFCTSRGRERFEQRARDNMEQELSVLGRPS
- a CDS encoding DUF2200 domain-containing protein; its protein translation is MTTIDRETATREKFRKMVFGSVYPLYLQKVAKKGRSQEELDTVVSWLTGYSADGIRQCMESGMDFETFFANAPRIHPDAPKVKGSICGVRVEEIQDPLVRRVRILDKLVDELAKGKALEKVLRP
- a CDS encoding zeta toxin family protein yields the protein MSTPRLRMFAGPNGSGKSTIQAVIRPELLGIYINPDELEKEIRNFSFLDLARFGITTTADEILEHFEASPLLARVDLLDEARALRFHDNKLDFFEVSVNSYFASVAADFLRHKLLEQGTSFTYETVMSSPDKVRFLQTAKARGFRSYLYYVATDDPIINLSRVRNRVRQGGHPVPEEKVVSRYERSLALLAEAVRHTDRAYIFDNSGHSKVWLAEVTDGRHLSLKSDRMPAWFKSALWDKFEDKSAP
- a CDS encoding type II toxin-antitoxin system HicB family antitoxin, with amino-acid sequence MNNTMMFGRYKASIRYDAEIGEFRGEFLGLNGGADFYGKSLAELKREGAASLKVFLEMCAEKGIEPEKDYSGRLMLRIPPTVHASAAHAAAAHGKSLNQWAAEVLLEAAQT
- a CDS encoding 2-phospho-L-lactate guanylyltransferase encodes the protein MNEMVFSVTLEEDGGFVARCLQQPIFTEADTWEGLCQAVVEAVTAWHFDRHVPERVRLHLVRDEVFTLA